TGGCAGATCACATCAATAATGAATAATACTGTACAAAGCAATGATATATGGTAATACTTTACCTTTAAATCTATCAATGAGCTCACTGAGACCCCATTCAGTCAGTTTGTTACAAACAAAGTCATCCATGACCAAGAACAGGAACTGaaagataaattaaaatgtgtaatcAATCATTACTGCTCAACATTTCAGAATGCTGTGATTAATTATCCCTTAACTGCATTTACATGGAGCTTATATAGGAAGATGAATCAGCACTGAGTTGTGATTGAAGGTTAGATGGTTCACCTGATATTGAAGGTAATGCAGACCAGAGCAGGTGAGGAGTTCAGGAGGGAGACGTCAGTAGAGAGACACAGACCTGCAACAGGCAGCCAAAGACACGAggaaaaaatacagcagcaaaagtTCAGGAACAACAGGAGGTCAAGAACAGGAGAGTTCAATAAAAAAGGCTGGAAAGGTACAGATCAGACGACAAAATAAACTCTATGAGAGAAGCAGCAGGAATAAACCTGCAGTCAGAGGCTGACCAGGAAATGAACCGCTGAGCAGGAAATTTATGGTTTATGACGTGATAGTAGAAGCGGTTTATTCTCTGCAGACTGCACCCCCCAGCTTCCTCTATTTGGTCTCACAGCAGGTTAACAATTAACTGCAGCGCATTTCTTTTCACACTTTATTAGATGATAAAAATCAAGCAATGCACAAAAAATTCAGAGACGATCTCATTCCAGTAGGTAAGTGAAAGAAAAGTTCAGACAGGAAATGTTGCtgttaaataaaacactgatggGAGTTACACCATAGCAAATATGAGCTTTACAACGAGCCATTAGCATCCAACAACCACTGAAAGCGTCACTGCactcaaatgaaataaaaccagcCTCCTCCAGCAGACAGAAGTCCTGTCAGGAAAACAGAAACCCAACGCTGTCCTCACAAAACTCTTCCTACAACTCAGCTGCACTCTCTGCTACACTTTGAGGGAAATTTCgctttgaaataaatatttttttctcacctcAGAGAATCAGCAACTGGACATCCATCCGGTCTCGGAGTTGAGTTTCGTTTCCACACgttgttaaccctttgatgcataaccagggtcaaaagtgacccaaatccaatagaaaatgggtatctcctgatgtggtctacgcatcaaagggttaacttTTGGCTTAAACCCGCCTCCGTTAATTGGAGGAGGGAATAtctgcagagccggaggctgcacCCAGAGGGCTGCGCACTTCCGGTCGCACATGTCgtacatttttataatttacCACAATAGTTGGTCACTGTAGTGCACGACTTACGGTTTAAATGCAGATCCTACAgttttaaaggatgatttcactcaaaatattcttagaatttaaaaggtttttCAAGGAGTATTCCACTTTCATTTTGGCCCCGGTAAGTTTGTCTACAGAGGCTGCACTTTCAGGACCACATTCCACACAAAATACTACTTCATATCCTAcctaagattttaaaggtttgatCCACCCAGATAGTAAATATTACAATATCACGACTGGGTTGCTGAGACTTGTGCGATGCAACATGAAATTTATACGTCTTGATTCATTTTGTTTCGAGctatgcttttattctgaaggaggtGTGCACCGATACACGGAAGTGAAGTATTCTGTGAGTGCCGGGAAAGTGTTGGTTGTCGTTTGATGAAGTTCCTAATAAAGATGTGGTGGTTCTACGTGTTCCATGAAGAAGCCTGGGATTAATTCCTGAACTTGCATTTGGACAGATTGTGTAATTACCAGGTCaaacaataatgtaataatgtcTTTGTGGTGTCGAGATCTCAAACAGCACAATCTGAAAGGTTGGAAAGAGGCGAAACACAGACAACTCTGGAGgcagatatatatttatttcatacaataccattaaataaaaataaaagttaaatacgcaaacacacaaaggtAAATTAGCTCTATGACTTCTTGACCTGCATAAATACAAACGTTTCTAACATTATAAAACCAACAGCCTCCAGTGCAGCCTCTGGCTCTGCAGACACAAACTATGGGTTAATTCTCAGTTTGttcatcctcctcctgcctCGTTCCTcccagagaggaggagacaccaggaggcagcagacagATGTTCTTAGAAAACCCCGTCGGATAAATCTGGTCTGTCTGTTGCTGAGATGCTGCAAACCTTggagaaaggaggagatggTTTTCTTGTTGTAAGAGACACTCTCCAGGTAAGCAGAAGGATTTCATGAAGTGATTTGTTGCAGACATGACTGTGtgttaatcctcattaggggctggagtctatcccagctgactgagggtgaaggttcacctggacaggtatcAGTCTATCATAGGTTCACCTGGACATCTAACAGTCTATcgcaggttcacctggacaggtaacagtctatcacagggctacacatagagacaaacaatcacactacggacacctacggacagtttagaatcaccagttaacctcagcatgtttctggactgtggaggaagctggagaacctggagaacccagcaggagaacatggagactccatgcagaaagatcccgggaaggccaggacacaaaccggtgatcttctagctgcaaggtgacagtgctaatcaccgagccactgtgcagccccaaagcAAACTCATCGCAGCAAATATCGATGAGATATCCCAATGATGATAATTGGGGATGATAATGCAGAAAATTACTTCAATATTTCGACAAATCAAAGTGAATTAATGTCACCGATTGAATATTCtcagtaataaatacaaatagATGATCAATGTTCTAATCAATGATCTATCAgatcataaaaacatatttatgggatttctgcatcaccagccCAATACATgcaggtttccatggcaacaagaTCCAGTGTGTGAGCTGTaacggcttcattcagtggttttagtgatGTTCAGATCAGCAGAAACATCTGGTTAAACCTGAATCTGAACAGAACATGGACCAgtttagctccacagcatcagttaccatggagatctagctccacagcatcagttaccatggagacgtAGCAGGTTAACTAACATACCTGCTGACTCTGATGTCACTCCGTAGTTCATCCTTCTGGAATATTTCAATCTTTATTTCCAGTTTTGTCGCTCTACTGTCCTGAAATATAGTTTAGTCGTTTCTCGTCGTGACGTCCTCAGCCTGGTTTCCTGTTACTGACAACAAATCAACTCAGTAAAGAAGATAAACTGAAAACTTCCCCAGCTGTTCTCACGTTTGGTTCCTGTCGACAAACATGCTTGAAGTGACGTGTTCCAGACGTGTTGGATGACGTTTTCCCGTCTGACTCTCAGCTGACTCCTCGTCTGGACACCCACCCAGCCATGATCACGGTGCTGGAAATGGGGGCTGCTCGCCACTTCCTGCGAACCCAGCAGCTGGCCCGGACCGCCGAGGAGAGAGCCCAGATCCTGCAGCCCACGCTAGAGATCAACGCAGGGtgaggagctggaggacagaTTGTTCTGGAACAGATCCACTAAACACTGTCTGGGTTTGAGTCTCACTGTTTTTCCGTCTCACAGACACGATCTGATCAAGAAGCTGCACCAGCTGAAGGACTCCGACTCTGAACTGGCCGGATTGTTGCTGGAACAGGTACAGTGTCGCAGGATTCACTTCATCTTCTGTTTTCTCACTTTATTTGCTCTTCCTCTCATTTTCTGTTGATACAAACTCACAACTTCCTTCATGAAGAAGTTTCTACTGAAACTCAGTGTATGTCAGAACACACTGTTTAATCCCACTTCAACACGACAGCATCAGAGAAATGTTCAGGTAGCAGCTTTTAATGAGAATGGAACTGTTTCTGTCTCAGCAGCTCAGAGATTTTATCAATGTTTAGTTTCTGAGAGTTCAGGTGACtgaacttcttcttctttgaacTGGACCTTTACCAGCAGCCGGCCTTCATGTGTCCATCAGCTCTGATTTTACTCTCAGATTAGCTGAGGACCAGTCGTCTCTGAGAATTTATCATCATTTATATCAGAGGATCTCTGTGGTCGACTTCCAGCATTACTCCCTTTAGTAACCCAGTATTAATGTGATTAGAGATCAATATTTGGAACGTTTCGCGGTCTCTCTGTTCAGGCAGCTCATCTTCTTAGTTTTTTACAGGACATGTATCTGTGAAATGATTTGCTGACTGGTTCTTTATTTGCGTTACAGATCTATGACAACGCCATGATCGCTGCAGGCTTAAACGACGATCCCCGACCCATGATTTCCCGCCTCAACGATCTCCTGACCAAAGCTCTGGAGAAGCACTGagagctgctgcagacagactctGTTCTGGTGACGGTGGCCTGAAGGTCTGACGAAGCCAAAGAGCTGCAGTTAGTGAAGAACGCTGCAGACCTTCGTTTATCTGAAGCCATAAATTCACCTTCTTCCCCTCTGGAGTCCTTCAGTACACGgcttaaaaaggaaaacatggaatgaagTGTGTTCAGCACTATTTCATCAGGAAGTTCAGTCCACGCTAACATCAGGTAGAAGACTGTCTGCTCATGAAGGTTCCTCCTGTTCATTCATTTCACTTCACGCTCCCATCAGGCGTAGAcatgtgaaaaacaacatttagttTCAGACCTGTAGTCCGGCTCAGCCAGCTCCTGAAAACATCGGTTCTGATCTCTACAAAGTTTTCTGA
This portion of the Amphiprion ocellaris isolate individual 3 ecotype Okinawa chromosome 19, ASM2253959v1, whole genome shotgun sequence genome encodes:
- the LOC111587529 gene encoding heat shock protein 75 kDa, mitochondrial-like, producing the protein MITVLEMGAARHFLRTQQLARTAEERAQILQPTLEINAGHDLIKKLHQLKDSDSELAGLLLEQIYDNAMIAAGLNDDPRPMISRLNDLLTKALEKH